The Acidimicrobiales bacterium sequence GCGTGTCGCAGCTGTCGAAGCCGGACAGGGCGCTCGTGAGACGGATGTTCTCACCGCCGATGTCGATCACGACGCCGTCGTCGCCATCGGGGGGAGACGGGATCATGTCGTCCTCGCCACAGGCCGAGGCGAGCAGACCGATGGTGGCGAGGAGGACGAAGAGCTTGCGCATGGGATTCTCCGGGGCAGGGGGGTGTCGTCGCTATGACGCCCCGACACCCCGAGCGGTTCCCCACCTCCGGCAATTTCTCGAGATGGGACGCGGTGTCTGACACCTGTCCCATCTCTGTGGCGCTAGGCGCTGGAGGGGAGCCAGGGGCGGCGGGAGTCCTCGTAGGAGTCGATGGCGGACTCGTGGCGCAGGGTGAGGCCGATGTCGTCGAGGCCTTGCAGGAAGCGGTCCTGGGTGGAGGCGTCGAGGGGGAATGTCGTCTCCATACCGGCGGCCGGAGCCTCGACGGTGAGGCGGGCGACGTCGATGGTGATCTCGAGGGTCGGGTCGGCCTGCACGGCGGCCATGAGCGCGGCGTTGAAGTCGGCGTCGACGGTGACCGGCACCAGACCGTTCTTCGTGCAGTTGTTGCGGAAGATGTCGGCGAAGCGGGGGGAGATGACGGCGTCGAAGCCGTACTGCTGGATCGCCCACACCGCATGTTCGCGGGAGGACCCCGTGCCGAAGTTCAGGCCACCGATGAGGATGTTGGCGCCCGCGTGTTCCTCCTTGTTGAGGACGAAGTCACGGTCGTCGCGCCACTCCGAGAAGAGCCCCTTCTCGAAGCCGGTGCGCTCGACCTGCTTGAGCCAGTCGGAGGGGATGATCTGGTCGGTGTCGACGTCGGTGCGGTCGAGTGGCACGGCGGTGCCGGTGACGATGCGTACTGCCTTCATGATGCTGCAGTCCTTTCAGAGAGCGAGAGAGCGGGTTCAGCCCAGGTCGGCCGGGGCGGCGAACGTTCCGGCGATGGCGGTGGCGGCGGCGACGGCGGGGGACACGAGATGGGTGCGTCCGCCGCGGCCCTGTCGGCCTTCGAAGTTGCGGTTCGACGTGCTCGCGCAACGCTCACCGGGCTGGAGCTTGTCCGGATTCATGGCGAGGCACATCGAGCAGCCCGGCTGGCGCCAGTCGAAGCCGGCGGCCCGGAAGATCTCCGGCAGGCCCTCGGCGATGGCCTGGGCCTCGACCTGGCCGGACCCGGGGACGACGAGGGTTCGGACGCCATCGGCGACCCTGCGGCCCTCGGCGACGGCCGCGGCGGCCCGCAGGTCCTCGATGCGGCTGTTGGTGCACGAGCCGATG is a genomic window containing:
- the leuD gene encoding 3-isopropylmalate dehydratase small subunit → MKAVRIVTGTAVPLDRTDVDTDQIIPSDWLKQVERTGFEKGLFSEWRDDRDFVLNKEEHAGANILIGGLNFGTGSSREHAVWAIQQYGFDAVISPRFADIFRNNCTKNGLVPVTVDADFNAALMAAVQADPTLEITIDVARLTVEAPAAGMETTFPLDASTQDRFLQGLDDIGLTLRHESAIDSYEDSRRPWLPSSA